Proteins co-encoded in one Thermodesulfobacteriota bacterium genomic window:
- a CDS encoding branched-chain amino acid ABC transporter permease, whose product MSLLIDILVSGLISGSMLALLAIGFSLIFGVARIVNIAHTAFYMVASYFIYFITTRMGMAPLWAMLAAVVLVTGLGLLSFQLLIHPIREHHGAVLIATIALAMIFQEAMSLLFGSSYLSVPSLIKGYFILLGVKVFYQQLLTFGVALLILAGLWALLMKTKLGLAIRSTAQDREVANLMGIDESRVALLTMGLSVGLAAVTGAIIVPLKVLEPHMWMHPLIMMMAVVVLGGLGSLKGSFLGAYILGFAEALVVFLAPMGAFLKGSVALSIMILALLLRPEGLFGVAFEEER is encoded by the coding sequence ATGTCCCTTCTCATCGACATCCTGGTGAGCGGCCTGATCAGCGGAAGCATGCTGGCCCTTCTCGCCATCGGCTTCTCCCTGATCTTCGGCGTGGCGCGCATCGTCAATATCGCGCATACCGCCTTCTACATGGTGGCTTCGTACTTCATCTATTTCATCACCACCCGGATGGGGATGGCCCCTCTATGGGCGATGCTGGCCGCGGTCGTTCTGGTGACGGGATTAGGCCTCCTCTCCTTCCAGCTTCTCATCCATCCCATCCGGGAGCATCACGGAGCGGTGCTGATCGCCACCATCGCCCTGGCCATGATCTTCCAGGAGGCCATGTCCCTCCTCTTCGGGAGCTCCTACCTGAGCGTCCCCTCCCTGATCAAGGGATACTTCATCCTGCTCGGGGTGAAGGTCTTCTATCAACAGCTGCTGACCTTCGGGGTGGCCCTCCTCATCCTGGCCGGCCTCTGGGCCCTCTTGATGAAGACGAAATTGGGCCTGGCCATCCGCTCCACCGCTCAGGACAGGGAGGTGGCCAACCTCATGGGGATCGATGAATCTCGGGTCGCCCTCTTGACCATGGGACTCTCCGTAGGGCTGGCAGCCGTGACCGGGGCCATCATCGTCCCTCTGAAGGTCTTGGAACCCCACATGTGGATGCACCCCCTCATCATGATGATGGCCGTGGTCGTCCTGGGAGGACTGGGAAGCCTCAAGGGGAGCTTTCTGGGGGCCTATATCCTCGGCTTCGCCGAAGCTTTGGTCGTCTTTCTCGCTCCCATGGGAGCCTTCTTAAAGGGCTCGGTGGCCCTCTCCATCATGATCCTGGCCCTCCTTCTCAGGCCCGAGGGCCTCTTCGGTGTGGCTTTTGAGGAGGAGAGGTAG
- a CDS encoding ABC transporter substrate-binding protein, translating to MERWKRGLLMMGIVVLSLSFSFADSLGQDVIKIGVIGPMKFVQGIGHWNGATMAAEELNAKGGIQVGPKKMKVELVQADSNEFLSIPDATTAMERLITRDKVHFIVGGFRTEAVLAMQDIAMEHKKIFIGVGAAHDELCLRVAKDYKTYKYWFRGSPFNSTFLGRTSFIHLGTVGAILKGSLNIPKVKVAIAAEKAEWTEPMIKAAETAIPGMGMELAGVWRPSQVATDVTAELSAIQRSEAHIIFTIFSATVGIPFARQAGELKIPAVQVGINVEAQKDGFWQATRGMGNYVATMNTYARGVEVNELTKPFVDTYVKRFGETPTYTADTYAAIVYGLAPTIEQAGSLDPDKIVSILEERVYKTPSGTIKYMKDAQGRHLHELTWGPGYLTALGVQWQDGELKAFWPNRWKPTAEAPEITYKGVVPYKIPPWVVEKYKK from the coding sequence ATGGAGAGGTGGAAAAGAGGACTTCTGATGATGGGGATCGTCGTCTTATCTTTATCATTTTCTTTCGCGGACTCTTTGGGGCAGGACGTGATCAAGATCGGCGTCATCGGCCCGATGAAATTCGTCCAGGGCATCGGCCACTGGAACGGAGCGACCATGGCCGCCGAGGAGCTCAATGCCAAAGGCGGGATCCAGGTCGGCCCGAAAAAGATGAAGGTGGAATTGGTCCAGGCCGACTCCAATGAATTCTTGAGCATCCCCGATGCCACCACGGCCATGGAACGGCTCATCACGAGGGACAAGGTCCATTTCATCGTGGGAGGCTTCAGGACGGAAGCGGTTCTGGCCATGCAGGACATCGCCATGGAGCACAAGAAGATCTTCATCGGCGTCGGCGCGGCCCACGACGAGCTCTGTCTGAGGGTGGCGAAGGATTATAAAACGTACAAATACTGGTTCCGGGGCTCACCCTTCAATTCTACCTTCCTCGGCCGGACGAGCTTCATCCATTTAGGGACGGTGGGGGCCATCCTGAAAGGTTCTCTCAACATCCCAAAGGTGAAGGTGGCGATCGCCGCCGAAAAGGCCGAATGGACCGAACCCATGATCAAGGCGGCGGAGACGGCCATCCCGGGCATGGGGATGGAGCTCGCAGGCGTCTGGAGACCCTCCCAGGTGGCCACCGACGTGACAGCGGAGCTCTCCGCCATTCAGCGCTCCGAGGCCCACATCATCTTCACGATCTTCTCGGCCACCGTCGGGATTCCCTTTGCGAGACAGGCAGGGGAGCTGAAGATCCCGGCTGTCCAGGTCGGAATCAACGTCGAGGCCCAGAAGGACGGCTTCTGGCAGGCCACCCGAGGGATGGGAAACTATGTGGCCACGATGAACACCTACGCCCGGGGGGTCGAGGTGAACGAATTGACCAAGCCCTTCGTCGACACCTATGTCAAACGATTCGGCGAGACGCCGACCTATACGGCCGATACGTATGCGGCCATCGTCTATGGACTTGCGCCGACCATCGAACAGGCGGGCTCCCTCGACCCGGACAAGATCGTCTCCATCCTCGAGGAACGGGTCTACAAGACCCCTTCCGGAACGATCAAATACATGAAGGATGCCCAGGGGAGACACCTCCACGAATTGACCTGGGGACCTGGTTACCTGACCGCCCTCGGCGTCCAGTGGCAGGACGGCGAGCTGAAGGCCTTCTGGCCCAATCGCTGGAAACCGACTGCAGAGGCGCCCGAGATCACCTACAAAGGGGTGGTCCCATACAAGATCCCACCCTGGGTGGTGGAAAAGTATAAGAAATAG
- a CDS encoding 3-hydroxyacyl-CoA dehydrogenase NAD-binding domain-containing protein: MRTEYRTLKVELDGGVAVLTLNNPPVNQLSKPFVEEMRMAFEEAFKEDEVKAVVLTGTEKNFIAGADITEIQPFKEKEALLPFVMENNRFLNSIELGPKPVIAAINGNCLGGGLETAMACHYRIAAEGVQIGQPEVQIGLIPGAGGTQRLPRLVGLPDALQMIATGQPISAEEGLKKGCIDEVVPLNSLLPKALEAARRFISGQWSHKDRITRFRKDKLPNFVSKKMILSYARAEAEKKGKGYIAPFKAIEAVERGLSDDFEADLKIEAELFCECAVSDVAKNLIGIFLHTRAAGRLPRIKGIEPQPIQTVAMLGGGTMGSGICNLLLSNGFRTILWDIDEEAIQKGLAAIRKTFDYPIKKGKMSQEERERLMGERLLPTTDLGELAPVDLVIEAVLEDMEIKQGLWKKLEGICRPSVIFGTNTSALPITEMASVLEDPGRMIGLHFFNPAERMQLLEIICGRKTSDQTLATSVAFARAIRKIPIVVNDGPGFYVSRQLGALLGESTFLVGEGVDPAQIEEAVLDFGLPMGPATLGDLTGLDINYHVIKNFERNLGERWTVSPIYERIYQTGCFGRKTGAGWYDYSGEKPVPNPKVLEVIRRYWKEKGIQPKKVSNKEIIERMLARAINEAAYMIEEGICDRPQDMDLAMVYGTGFPPYRGGILRYADSWGIRNVYEHLLKLEREHGVRFKPSALLKEMAEAGRTFYEG; this comes from the coding sequence ATGAGAACCGAGTACCGAACGTTAAAAGTCGAACTGGATGGGGGAGTGGCGGTCCTGACCTTAAATAATCCGCCTGTTAATCAGCTCTCCAAACCCTTCGTAGAGGAGATGCGGATGGCCTTCGAAGAGGCCTTCAAAGAGGATGAGGTCAAGGCGGTCGTCCTCACGGGGACCGAAAAGAACTTTATCGCAGGCGCGGACATCACGGAGATCCAGCCCTTTAAAGAGAAGGAGGCCCTCCTCCCCTTCGTCATGGAGAACAACCGGTTTCTCAACTCGATCGAACTGGGACCCAAACCGGTGATCGCCGCCATCAACGGCAACTGCCTCGGCGGCGGCCTCGAGACCGCCATGGCATGCCACTACCGGATCGCAGCGGAGGGGGTTCAGATCGGACAGCCCGAGGTCCAGATTGGCCTGATCCCCGGAGCGGGCGGGACCCAGAGGCTTCCCAGGCTGGTTGGACTTCCCGATGCCTTACAGATGATCGCGACCGGCCAGCCCATCTCCGCAGAGGAGGGGTTGAAAAAGGGGTGTATCGACGAGGTCGTCCCCCTGAACTCTCTCCTCCCCAAGGCCCTGGAGGCGGCCCGGCGCTTCATCTCCGGCCAGTGGTCTCATAAAGACCGGATCACCCGCTTCCGAAAGGATAAACTTCCCAATTTCGTCTCCAAGAAGATGATCCTCTCCTATGCCCGGGCCGAGGCCGAGAAGAAGGGAAAGGGCTACATCGCGCCCTTCAAGGCGATCGAGGCGGTCGAACGGGGCCTCTCGGACGACTTCGAGGCCGACCTGAAGATCGAGGCTGAGCTCTTCTGCGAGTGCGCGGTCTCGGATGTAGCAAAGAACCTCATCGGGATCTTCCTCCATACGAGGGCTGCAGGCAGGCTTCCGAGGATCAAAGGGATCGAACCCCAGCCTATCCAAACGGTCGCCATGCTCGGCGGAGGCACGATGGGCTCGGGCATCTGCAACCTCCTTCTCAGCAACGGTTTTCGGACCATCCTCTGGGACATCGACGAGGAGGCGATCCAGAAGGGGCTTGCCGCCATCCGGAAGACCTTCGACTACCCCATCAAGAAGGGAAAGATGTCCCAGGAGGAACGGGAACGGCTGATGGGAGAACGGCTCCTCCCCACCACCGACCTCGGGGAGCTGGCTCCCGTGGACCTCGTCATCGAGGCGGTTCTCGAGGATATGGAGATCAAACAGGGATTGTGGAAAAAACTGGAAGGGATCTGTCGTCCCAGCGTGATCTTCGGCACCAACACTTCAGCCCTTCCCATCACGGAAATGGCCTCGGTCTTGGAAGACCCGGGCCGAATGATCGGGCTTCACTTCTTCAATCCCGCGGAGCGGATGCAACTGCTCGAGATCATCTGCGGAAGGAAGACCTCCGATCAAACCCTGGCCACGAGCGTGGCCTTTGCGCGGGCGATCCGGAAGATCCCGATCGTGGTCAACGACGGCCCTGGCTTCTATGTCTCGAGACAATTGGGCGCCCTCCTGGGAGAATCGACCTTCCTGGTGGGCGAGGGCGTCGATCCAGCCCAGATCGAGGAGGCCGTCCTCGACTTCGGCCTTCCCATGGGGCCCGCCACCCTCGGTGACCTCACCGGCCTCGACATCAACTACCACGTGATCAAGAATTTCGAGCGAAACCTCGGGGAGCGCTGGACCGTCTCGCCCATTTACGAACGGATCTATCAGACCGGATGTTTCGGCCGGAAGACCGGGGCCGGCTGGTACGATTACAGCGGAGAAAAGCCGGTTCCCAACCCAAAAGTCCTCGAGGTGATCCGAAGGTATTGGAAGGAGAAGGGCATTCAACCGAAGAAGGTTTCGAACAAAGAGATCATAGAGCGGATGCTTGCCAGGGCCATCAACGAGGCCGCCTACATGATCGAGGAGGGGATCTGCGACAGGCCCCAGGACATGGACCTCGCCATGGTCTATGGCACGGGGTTTCCGCCCTATCGGGGTGGGATCCTCCGCTATGCCGATTCATGGGGGATCCGCAATGTGTATGAACATCTTCTGAAACTGGAGAGGGAGCATGGGGTTCGGTTCAAGCCCTCGGCCTTGCTCAAAGAGATGGCCGAAGCCGGAAGGACGTTCTATGAAGGGTAG
- a CDS encoding acetyl-CoA C-acetyltransferase, producing MREVVIAGYLRTALSRSRPNDPARDWFHKLRADELMARLLPELIKRTGLQPEEIDDFIIGSAYGVSEQWTYGGRTPLFLANLPEKIPSKFVDQQCGSGMAAIHIGTMEIATGNADIVMVAGFEHMTRVPMGAPLKEKGIVSLNPSLFTDPAYKHWDMVTSTNMGLTAEKLFSLRRITKEEMDAWGARAHQLASKAQKEGFFKEEILPVEAEQADGKTILVDRDQTVRDDATLEGMRDLKPAFKPDGVITAGNASPLNAGAASMILMAKETARKKGIEPLATIRSMGFAGVDPTLMGIGPVPASRIALERAGLQVKDIDYWEINEAFAIVTLNCIKELGIDPDRVNVMGGGIAIGHALGATGIRLVGTLARILKVKNGRYGLANACVGGGQGVATVIEREG from the coding sequence ATGAGAGAGGTGGTGATCGCCGGATACCTGAGGACGGCCCTTTCCCGATCGCGGCCCAACGATCCGGCAAGGGACTGGTTTCATAAATTGAGGGCCGATGAGCTGATGGCCAGACTCCTCCCGGAATTGATCAAACGGACAGGCCTCCAACCGGAGGAGATCGACGACTTCATCATTGGCTCTGCCTACGGCGTGAGCGAGCAATGGACCTACGGGGGAAGGACCCCCCTCTTTTTGGCCAACCTGCCGGAGAAGATCCCCTCCAAATTTGTGGACCAACAGTGCGGTTCGGGAATGGCCGCCATCCACATCGGAACGATGGAGATCGCCACGGGCAATGCGGACATCGTGATGGTGGCCGGATTCGAACACATGACCCGCGTCCCCATGGGCGCTCCCCTCAAGGAGAAGGGCATCGTCTCGTTAAACCCGTCGCTCTTTACCGATCCGGCTTACAAGCACTGGGATATGGTCACCTCAACCAATATGGGGCTCACCGCAGAAAAGCTCTTTTCTCTGAGGCGGATCACGAAGGAGGAGATGGACGCCTGGGGAGCCCGCGCCCATCAGTTGGCCTCGAAGGCCCAGAAAGAGGGGTTTTTCAAGGAGGAGATCCTGCCCGTGGAGGCCGAACAGGCCGATGGCAAGACGATCCTCGTCGATCGGGACCAGACGGTTCGGGACGATGCCACCCTCGAAGGGATGCGGGATCTTAAACCCGCCTTCAAGCCCGATGGGGTGATCACCGCCGGAAACGCCTCGCCCCTCAATGCCGGCGCGGCCTCGATGATCCTCATGGCCAAGGAGACGGCCCGGAAGAAGGGAATCGAACCCCTGGCCACCATCCGTTCCATGGGTTTTGCCGGTGTGGATCCGACCCTCATGGGGATCGGCCCTGTCCCGGCAAGCCGCATCGCCCTCGAGCGAGCAGGGCTTCAGGTCAAGGACATCGACTACTGGGAGATCAACGAGGCCTTCGCCATCGTCACCCTCAACTGCATCAAGGAGTTGGGCATCGATCCCGACCGCGTCAACGTCATGGGAGGGGGCATCGCCATCGGACATGCCCTCGGAGCCACGGGCATCCGCCTCGTGGGGACCCTTGCCCGGATCCTTAAGGTAAAGAACGGCCGCTACGGCCTGGCCAATGCCTGCGTGGGCGGCGGTCAGGGAGTGGCGACCGTGATCGAACGAGAGGGATAG
- a CDS encoding aromatic ring hydroxylase, producing MRTRQQYLEGLRKMRRNLYLNGEKIARDDEIQMPTINTMALTFDYAHDPKYEGLCTATSHLTGEKINRFCHIHQSKEDLHKKQDMTRLLCQVAGGCIQRCMGIDAANALYAVSYEADKQNNGATQYHRNFIQWLERFQREDLVGCCAQTDVKGDRMKRPSEQKDPDLYVRVVERKSDGIVVRGAKLHISEASVADEILVVPTRALLPEEKDWAVAFALPADWEGIKQIVSVHNLRERQHFKRGFTPGYTDSYVIFDDCFVPWERVFLCGETLHGGACALLFALFHRHSYSGCKPAMGDLMLGAVALAAEYNGIAKAPHVRDKLAEIILISELGYAAGFTASELGKPELYVPGVGFVPYGPGSYIPHSIYANVGRCLTGEAVYREAEILCDVAGGIPATFPYEGDFLNPETRDLLYKYITRNPEVHPEDAAQLWRYIGDILCSASGGIHLMGSYHGGGSPVMEAIAITSQYDIESRKRMVKRLAGIEDKKPGR from the coding sequence ATGAGGACGAGGCAGCAATACCTCGAAGGGCTCCGAAAGATGAGGAGGAATCTCTACCTGAACGGCGAGAAGATCGCCCGGGACGACGAGATCCAGATGCCGACGATCAACACCATGGCCTTGACCTTCGACTATGCCCACGACCCGAAATACGAAGGCCTCTGCACGGCCACCTCCCACCTTACGGGCGAGAAGATCAACCGGTTCTGCCATATCCACCAGAGCAAAGAGGATCTCCACAAGAAACAGGACATGACCCGCCTCCTCTGCCAGGTTGCGGGCGGTTGCATCCAGCGGTGCATGGGGATCGATGCGGCCAACGCCCTCTATGCCGTCTCCTACGAAGCCGACAAACAGAACAACGGCGCCACCCAGTATCATCGGAATTTTATCCAATGGCTCGAACGATTTCAGAGGGAGGACCTCGTGGGTTGTTGTGCCCAGACCGATGTGAAGGGCGACCGGATGAAACGGCCGAGCGAACAGAAAGATCCCGACCTCTATGTCCGGGTCGTCGAGAGAAAGAGCGACGGGATCGTCGTCCGCGGGGCAAAGCTCCACATCTCGGAGGCCTCGGTGGCCGATGAGATCCTGGTCGTTCCCACCCGGGCCCTTCTTCCCGAAGAGAAGGACTGGGCCGTGGCCTTCGCCCTTCCGGCGGACTGGGAGGGGATCAAACAGATCGTCTCGGTTCACAACTTAAGGGAACGGCAACATTTTAAAAGGGGCTTCACGCCGGGCTATACCGACTCCTATGTCATCTTCGACGACTGCTTCGTCCCATGGGAGAGGGTCTTTCTCTGCGGGGAAACCCTCCACGGAGGGGCCTGCGCCCTCCTCTTCGCCCTCTTTCACCGCCATAGCTACTCGGGCTGCAAACCGGCCATGGGAGATTTGATGCTCGGGGCCGTGGCCCTGGCCGCGGAATATAACGGCATCGCCAAGGCCCCCCATGTTCGGGATAAACTGGCCGAGATCATCCTCATTTCGGAATTAGGCTATGCAGCGGGATTTACCGCCTCGGAGCTCGGAAAACCCGAGCTCTACGTCCCGGGCGTGGGGTTCGTCCCTTATGGCCCCGGCAGTTACATCCCCCATTCGATCTATGCCAACGTGGGCCGATGTTTGACCGGAGAGGCGGTCTACCGGGAAGCGGAGATCCTTTGCGACGTGGCCGGCGGCATTCCCGCCACCTTCCCCTACGAAGGGGACTTCCTCAACCCCGAGACAAGGGACCTTCTTTACAAATACATCACCCGAAATCCCGAGGTCCATCCTGAGGATGCGGCCCAGCTCTGGCGCTACATCGGAGACATCCTCTGCTCGGCAAGCGGCGGGATCCATCTGATGGGATCGTATCACGGAGGCGGCTCGCCGGTCATGGAGGCCATCGCCATCACCTCCCAGTACGACATCGAATCGAGAAAGAGGATGGTGAAACGGCTGGCAGGGATCGAGGATAAGAAGCCAGGTCGGTAA
- a CDS encoding TetR/AcrR family transcriptional regulator: MLEVARRLFWEKGYRATSMRDIALAYGCQPANIYNFFSDKEQILFEVLREEMEQIIRPIRHLEKEDSAPPSEQLRHLIECHLKVTLSYRRSSRLLFDVALNNLSPEHRKKIIEYRDLYDRIIRKVIRRGIEKGEFAEVDVKLAGFMIASMITRTRIWFHPKKGATVGELVDFIYRFALHGLKGPDRKGGPKG, encoded by the coding sequence ATGCTGGAGGTGGCCCGGAGGCTCTTCTGGGAGAAGGGCTATCGGGCCACCAGCATGAGGGATATCGCCCTCGCCTATGGCTGCCAGCCGGCCAATATCTACAACTTCTTCTCCGACAAAGAACAGATCCTCTTCGAGGTCCTAAGGGAAGAGATGGAACAGATCATCCGGCCCATCCGCCATCTCGAAAAAGAGGATTCGGCGCCCCCCAGCGAGCAGCTTCGCCACCTGATCGAGTGCCATCTCAAAGTCACCCTGAGTTACCGGAGGTCTTCCCGGCTCCTGTTCGATGTGGCCCTCAACAACCTCTCCCCGGAACACCGGAAGAAGATCATCGAATACCGGGACCTCTATGACCGGATCATCCGGAAGGTCATCCGCCGGGGAATCGAGAAGGGGGAGTTCGCGGAGGTGGACGTGAAACTGGCCGGGTTCATGATCGCCTCGATGATCACCCGGACCCGGATCTGGTTCCATCCGAAAAAGGGGGCCACGGTGGGGGAGCTGGTCGACTTCATCTACCGGTTCGCCCTTCACGGGCTGAAAGGCCCTGACCGGAAAGGAGGTCCGAAGGGATGA
- a CDS encoding 3-hydroxyacyl-CoA dehydrogenase family protein — METVMVIGAGFMGSGIAQVCAQAGYQVYLSDIDPSAIDRARLDILKSLKKLSSKGLVAEAPERTVSRILPVIDLRLASEVDWVIEAVFEDEALKRRLFQELDGTSRPGTPLATNTSSIPITRLAEVTKRPQRVLGLHFFGPVPLMGLVEVVKGEKTSQDIFERGVAFVKSLGKTPLRVHRDIPGFVLNRIFSAAFREAVDLVDQGVVSPEDVDMGMRLGYGWKAGPFEIADNAGLDTCARIARSLKALGEEHLAPRSDLVERMVAQGRLGRKSGWGFYRYGPDGRHDFLLDKGEGSEVD, encoded by the coding sequence GTGGAAACGGTGATGGTGATTGGAGCAGGGTTCATGGGTTCAGGCATTGCCCAGGTCTGCGCCCAAGCCGGGTATCAGGTCTACCTTTCGGACATCGACCCCTCGGCGATCGACCGGGCGCGTCTCGACATCCTGAAATCCCTTAAGAAATTGTCATCGAAAGGTCTGGTGGCCGAGGCCCCTGAAAGGACCGTCTCCAGGATCCTTCCCGTGATTGACCTCCGACTGGCCTCGGAGGTCGACTGGGTGATCGAAGCCGTCTTTGAAGACGAAGCGTTGAAGCGGCGCCTCTTTCAGGAACTTGACGGGACTTCCAGGCCCGGGACCCCTTTGGCCACCAACACCTCCTCCATCCCCATCACCCGCCTTGCCGAGGTGACCAAAAGGCCCCAAAGGGTTCTGGGCTTGCATTTCTTCGGACCCGTCCCCTTGATGGGGCTGGTGGAAGTGGTCAAAGGAGAGAAGACCTCTCAGGATATCTTCGAGCGGGGGGTGGCTTTCGTAAAGTCTCTTGGGAAGACTCCCCTTCGGGTCCATCGGGACATCCCGGGCTTCGTCCTGAACCGGATCTTCTCGGCCGCCTTCCGGGAGGCCGTGGACCTCGTGGATCAGGGCGTCGTCAGCCCGGAGGATGTGGATATGGGAATGAGGCTTGGCTACGGCTGGAAGGCCGGCCCCTTCGAAATCGCCGACAACGCCGGACTCGACACCTGCGCCCGGATCGCCAGAAGTTTAAAAGCCCTCGGCGAGGAGCACCTCGCCCCCCGTTCTGACTTGGTGGAGCGAATGGTGGCCCAAGGCCGCCTCGGGAGGAAATCGGGGTGGGGTTTCTATCGATACGGTCCGGACGGGAGGCACGACTTTCTTCTTGACAAAGGCGAAGGAAGCGAAGTAGATTAA
- a CDS encoding enoyl-CoA hydratase-related protein: protein MDQKLAFYELQGQIAIVTIDHPPMNALDASTKEALAEVFEEMEDRRQEIRAVILRGAGEKAFAAGADIKTFLELSPDIARWRLSRSHQIYSIVENFSWPVIAAIHGFCLGAGLELALCCDIRYAEESAKLGFPEVNLSVFPGNGGIPRSLYHLPLGKLKELVFTGEIISATEALSLGLVEKVVPPGKSLEACLELAAKIVEKGPLGVSSAKKVINRARDLTIQQGLELETELWSSLTATEDMKEGARAFLEKRKPRYRCQ from the coding sequence ATGGACCAAAAACTCGCCTTTTACGAACTTCAAGGGCAGATCGCTATTGTCACCATCGATCACCCACCGATGAATGCCCTGGATGCTTCGACAAAAGAGGCCCTCGCCGAAGTCTTCGAGGAAATGGAGGATAGGAGGCAGGAAATCAGGGCCGTGATCCTCCGGGGCGCCGGTGAGAAGGCCTTCGCCGCCGGGGCGGACATCAAAACCTTTTTAGAGTTGTCCCCGGATATCGCGAGATGGCGGCTTTCGAGGAGCCACCAGATCTATTCGATCGTCGAAAACTTTTCCTGGCCGGTCATCGCCGCCATTCACGGATTCTGTCTGGGAGCAGGGCTGGAACTGGCCCTCTGCTGTGACATCCGGTATGCGGAAGAGTCGGCAAAATTGGGATTTCCCGAGGTCAATCTCTCCGTCTTCCCCGGAAATGGCGGGATCCCCCGCTCCCTCTATCACCTCCCTCTCGGAAAGCTTAAAGAGCTTGTCTTCACCGGAGAGATCATCAGCGCAACGGAGGCCCTCTCCCTCGGGCTGGTCGAAAAGGTCGTTCCCCCGGGAAAGAGCCTGGAGGCCTGCCTCGAACTCGCAGCCAAGATCGTCGAGAAGGGTCCCCTGGGAGTTTCATCGGCCAAGAAGGTGATCAACCGGGCCAGAGACCTTACGATTCAACAGGGACTGGAGCTTGAGACAGAATTGTGGTCCAGCCTGACAGCCACAGAGGATATGAAAGAGGGGGCAAGGGCCTTTCTCGAAAAGAGAAAACCCCGATATCGTTGCCAGTAG